A region of Procambarus clarkii isolate CNS0578487 chromosome 22, FALCON_Pclarkii_2.0, whole genome shotgun sequence DNA encodes the following proteins:
- the LOC138367627 gene encoding uncharacterized protein, with amino-acid sequence MRSRLIDMRSRHIDMRSRHIDMRSRHIDMRSRHIDMRSRHIDMRSRHIDMRSRHIDMRSRHIDMRSRHIDMRSRHIDMRSRHIDMRSRHIDMRSRHIDMRSRHIDMRSRLIDMRSRHIDMRSRHIDMRSRHIDMRSRHIDMRSRHIDMRSRHIDMRSRHIDMRSRHIDMRSRHIDMRSRHIDMRSRLIDMRSRHIDMRSRHIDMRSRHIDMRSRHIDMRSRHIDMRSRHIDMRSRHIDMRSRHIDMRSRHIDMRSRLIDMRSRHIDMRSRLIDMRSRHIDMRSRHIDMRSRHIDMRSRHIDMRSRHIDMRSRHIDMRSRHIDMRSRHIDMRSRHIDMRSRHIDMRSRLIDMRSRLIDMRSRHMDTRSK; translated from the coding sequence ATGAGGTCACGTCTTATAGACATGAGGTCACGTCATATAGACATGAGGTCACGTCATATAGACATGAGGTCACGTCATATAGACATGAGGTCACGTCATATAGACATGAGGTCACGTCATATAGACATGAGGTCACGTCATATAGACATGAGGTCACGTCATATAGACATGAGGTCACGTCATATAGACATGAGGTCACGTCATATAGACATGAGGTCACGTCATATAGACATGAGGTCACGTCATATAGACATGAGGTCACGTCATATAGACATGAGGTCACGTCATATAGACATGAGGTCACGTCATATAGACATGAGGTCACGTCTTATAGACATGAGGTCACGTCATATAGACATGAGGTCACGTCATATAGACATGAGGTCACGTCATATAGACATGAGGTCACGTCATATAGACATGAGGTCACGTCATATAGACATGAGGTCACGTCATATAGACATGAGGTCACGTCATATAGACATGAGGTCACGTCATATAGACATGAGGTCACGTCATATAGACATGAGGTCACGTCATATAGACATGAGGTCACGTCTTATAGACATGAGGTCACGTCATATAGACATGAGGTCACGTCATATAGACATGAGGTCACGTCATATAGACATGAGGTCACGTCATATAGACATGAGGTCACGTCATATAGACATGAGGTCACGTCATATAGACATGAGGTCACGTCATATAGACATGAGGTCACGTCATATAGACATGAGGTCACGTCATATAGACATGAGGTCACGTCTTATAGACATGAGGTCACGTCATATAGACATGAGGTCACGTCTTATAGACATGAGGTCACGTCATATAGACATGAGGTCACGTCATATAGACATGAGGTCACGTCATATAGACATGAGGTCACGTCATATAGACATGAGGTCACGTCATATAGACATGAGGTCACGTCATATAGACATGAGGTCACGTCATATAGACATGAGGTCACGTCATATAGACATGAGGTCACGTCATATAGACATGAGGTCACGTCATATAGACATGAGGTCACGTCTTATAGACATGAGGTCACGTCTTATAGACATGAGGTCACGTCATATGGACACAAGATCaaaataa